One stretch of Hymenobacter chitinivorans DSM 11115 DNA includes these proteins:
- the trxA gene encoding thioredoxin, which translates to MPKKSFSELINSPGMPVLVDFYADWCGPCKTMAPILEQVAAQHQGKLKVIKIDVDKNPAVAQQFRVQGIPTLILFHKGQPVWRQSGVVPAPQLSQTVQSYL; encoded by the coding sequence ATGCCTAAGAAATCCTTCAGCGAGCTTATCAATAGTCCCGGCATGCCGGTGCTCGTCGACTTTTACGCCGACTGGTGCGGGCCCTGCAAAACCATGGCCCCGATTTTGGAGCAGGTAGCCGCTCAGCACCAGGGCAAGCTTAAAGTCATCAAAATTGACGTGGACAAAAACCCGGCCGTGGCCCAGCAGTTCCGGGTACAGGGCATTCCCACCCTGATTCTGTTCCACAAGGGCCAGCCCGTGTGGCGGCAGTCGGGGGTGGTGCCGGCCCCGCAGCTGAGCCAAACGGTGCAGTCGTACCTGTAG